In the genome of Stigmatopora nigra isolate UIUO_SnigA chromosome 7, RoL_Snig_1.1, whole genome shotgun sequence, the window GGCCTTTCAGGAGGCTGgaaatgcaaaaacaaagtaGCATTTAgcgagtagaagaagaagaagaagaaggaaaatggAGGAGTAGGCGGCCACCTTTTGATTAGTCCGTCCAGCTTATCACGATTATGCTCCAGGAAGGAGGCGCATTTATCCAGCACGCATCCGATGTAGTGCATCTTGACGGCCAGGACTTCGTTCATGTCACGTTGCTTCATGCACTTCTCGCAGATGAGCTCCACAACGCGCCGGCATTTGTCCAGCGATGGTGGCGACGCCAGTAGTGGGTTCTCCTTCACCAGGGTCACCAGCTGCATCGGTGAAGGATCGTTTTCAACTCGTTTAAGTCCAAAAATTCCCATtagcattaattcattttttattttactttatatgttcatttgttgttatttgtacattTCCCTACTTTGTATTTATGTTGTGGACTATTTATTATGCTGACtgataattttattattattcattgttaCTATTTATCGACTATTTATCTGTTcgttcatttgttgttgttatttgtacacgTCCCGgaatatttatgttgttgacatttttttttaatttattaattattgattattttatcaATATTCATGGTAACTATCTAGATTATTTAATTAGCTGTTCAttcgtttttgttgttatttgtgcacttgccTGAATATTTATGTTGTTAACCGTTTTATTTATGACTTGCTTATTGATtactctattttttatttattattcattgttattattgagtgtttatttatactcatttattatttatttattattcagttattattgattgattatttatactcctttattatttatctattattcaCTTTTAATCACAATTGattatttatactcttattatttatctattatgcattgttattattgattgaTTAGTTATACTCATttactatgtatttattttcctttgttatttatatatgtatatttatttgttgtcatttgtgcacttaggactaatactactaccactaccactactcctactactactcctactactactactacagctccatctagtggctGTATAACCACAATCCCCTACTCCAACCACTAACatctgcgccttatagtgcagaaaataccaTACCTTAACCGGGTGGAGATTGGTGCTCATGATGATCTTGTGCAGGGGTCCGGCTAGCTTGGGGGGCAACTTGGGTTCCTTCTCCAGACCCTGCGTTTTAGTGTAGTAGTCCAGCCGGGTGCGGGAGAAGAAATTATTGATGGCCGTCACGCAGTCGTGTTGCCCTGGACGACGAGACGGCgtacaaaaacattcaaatacgAGGAAGAGGCGGCGTGGGACGCCGTCAAACGTACCGACAAAGGCGGCCATTTGCGCCGCCGTCCTCCCCACCGAGTTGACGGCGTCCGTCTCGGCGCCGGCGTCCAACATCATCCATGTGATGTCCGTCTTCCCTGTGAGTGGCGTAAAAAATGGCGGATTAATAATTGCATAAAGGCCATTGATAGCATAAATAATCGTTTGTGTTAGCCAACGCAGCGTGTTAGCATACCCGAGAGGCCGGCAAACATAAGTGCCGTGTAGCCGTGCTCGTGTTGGTTGCAGTTGACGTCGGCGCCGTGCCTCAGTAACAGCTGACACATGTCGGCTTTGCCCTTGTAGGCGGCGTGCATTAGTGGCGTCATGCCGTTCTGGCAggagagacaaaaaaaggacatcACTTGAAATTTGGACCTCGTTCCGATCGTGacgggacatttggtcgccggacatttggtggccggacatttcttggccggacatttggtggccggacatttggtggccggacatttggtggccggacatttggtggccggacatttggtggccggacatttggtggccggacatttggtggccggacatttggtggccggacatttggtggccggacatttggtggccggacatttggtggccggacatttggtggccggacatttggtggccggacatttggtggccggacatttggtggccggacatttggtggccggacatttggtggccggacatttggtggccggacatttggtggccggacatttggtggccggacatttggtggccggacatttggtggccggacatttggtggccggacatttggtcgccggacatttggtcgccggacatttggtcgccggacatttggtggccggacatttggtcgccggacatttggtcgccggacatttggtcgccggacatttggtcgccggccaaatgtacttagatattaaacagtacttggatattaaactctctctctctcatgaatataattttgagagctggtttcaacagtaaactctctgtcaccatttgactggcgaccaaacgtccgagcaccgaaatagtcacttttttttccatacctCATCCAAGCAGTTTACTCTAACTTCTTTACAACCAAGCAGTCTGGAAGCCTCTTGGACATttcctgtaatatttttttaagaaaagaacaCTCAGTCATCATATGTTTTAATTTCATGTGTTCGATAAAATGTCctgttaacattttaaatgatttttctaCCATGAGCGCAAACAACCGACATGATCCTGCAATGCACATTTTGACCAGCAGACGGCGTGTAATGTGGGTTTATTTGTTATATTGCTGAGATTTTTTGAAATGAACCAAATACACCGTAGttttaaaagtctaaattaATACTAGTAGTCTATAAGGTTTCTAGATGAAGcattattatataaatatcaAATACACGTGATTCTTTCAAACTTTCAGCATCATTAAACTCATTTCAGCGTGTTTAATAGTatatcattgtcaatgcaaGTAAATGTGTTAATGAGTGTAATAATATATAATGATATGTGTTGGAAATGCTGTTGTTTTGGAGTTAAAGAAGATAGAACTACACATATAAATATTGTTCGATGTCAACGCACTTAGGTTCTGGGTCGTTAactataaacacaaaaaatgtcgAAAATATAACATTAGTATTTATGGTTGTTACTGTTTTGATGAGATAAAAAGCGCACGAGGTCACTCGTGGTTACGATATTAGAAATTTTGAGGGATTAGCCAGAGAGAAGCTGACTTTACCTGTTGTGATAACGTCAAACAACTCCTTTTCGGTGGGAGACATGTCTCCTATTTTGGCAGCAGACATTTTTGCGATGGGAAGAAGCACTCGAGAGGCACAAATAAGCCGGAAATTTACGTTTTGGGCGTCGTTGGGTGATGCACGAGTATAGAGCACCCAAGCTAGCTAGCTCAAGCTGTCGAAGTGGATTGTACTATCTCACATTCGAAGTTGGGGtacctaaaatgtattttaggtAATTTGTCACAGTAATATAGATGATGGACtccaaaaaagaataaataaataaaaataaacatacaattTAATTTTGGAAGAATTGTTGTTTATAGTGGTTGAAGCGGTTAGTTTGAagtcacttaaaatgatgcgcCCCTGCTCTTTGGATAAATAGAAATGTCCATTATGTTGACGTTCTGGAAAGTTTAGAGAAGATACCGCAAATTTAGCTAAAtattctgtacatttttttgcctaaaaacgCTTGTTGTATATGTACagtttattaataattataattagaGTATAAACTCAAAGTCTGTAATACAgattgtttgtttattgtcaAATTGCCAATAAAGTTTTAAATAATAGAAACGCTGTTTAAATACGTATATCAACAATTTATATTCAAAGGAAAGTTTTgagatttttaaaatcaaatgttaTGGTAGAATTAGTGCGTTGTTATAttgctcatttttaaaaatatatattttaattgtcaAATAAGCGTGCTACCGTGCACGCCCCCTAAGGGCTGACTCATAAACTACATGCAAATCAACAAGATAAAGATGATCACAGTGTTTTTACAGATTATTTTAATAACCAAGGCTGTCAACTGAAGAACCAGAAAAGAAAAGCCATGTAAACAAACAGTGATGGTCAACAGGAATGAGAGAGAACTCTAAAAATCATGTAAAAAGGACACAAACAAGAACAGAAGCAAGGTAAGAATAGATAGGATGCAGTAGTATGAGCAATAGCATAAATACTTTGAATATACAAGCGTTACTTCAACAATTTCTCATAGTGAACATTCTctgaacaaaacaaatcaacttGTCTGCAGCCAGAACAGCAAAACCTCTAACATTACTATTTGGAATGTAGAAACTGTATgagtatttaatcatttatacttgtgtactacttttTGTCCAAGTATTAATGGAACTATATGCTATTAGTGTCGCACAATTTTACTAGCTTACAAACAGTGCTTCACGTAACACAGTCGTCCAACTCGTATGTCAACATGTCCTTCTCTGGCAGATGGAACTAATCTTAAAAATCCTTCTTTATAAAAGAAACGTAGACTTTTGTACGTGAATttaaggtgctcggacgtttggtcgctatttttttggtcgacggtcaaatggtgactgagagtttactgttgaaaccagctctcagaattatattcattagagagtttaatatctaagtactgttgaatatctaagagagtttaatatctaagtactgtttaacttctaagtattgtttaacttctaagtactgtttaacttctaagtacattttaatatctaagtactgtttaatatctaagtgctgtttaatttctaagtactgtttgatttctaagtactgtttaatatctaagtactgttgaaaacagtatatttagatatattaaactctctcatggaTATTATTTTGAGAGATGGTCTCAACAGTaatccgatattaaacagtacttagatattaaacagtactaagatattaaactctctcaggaATCAACagttgatatttagatattaaactatctcatgAATATGACTTTGAGAGCTACTTTCAATAGTACTTTgacattgaacagtacttagaaactaaacagtacttagaaactaaacagtacttagaaattaaacagtacttagaaattaaacagtacttagaaattaaacagtacttagaaattaaacagtacttagaaattaaacagtacttagaaattaaacagtacttagaaattaaacagtacttagaaattaaacagtacttagaaattaaacagtacttagaaattaaacagtacttagaaattaaacagtacttagacattaaacagtacttagatattaaacagtacttagatattaaacagtactcagatattaaactctctctcatgaatataattttaaaagctagtttcaacagtgaaatctctgtcaccatttgacctgcgaccaaaagaccctcgaccaaacgtccagtcacagaATTTACACACCAAAAAGTAACCGGGAGAAATGAACATCATCCCTGCAAAAACATCCTTCAAGTGTAACATTCAAAAAAGGTGTCGGACGCAGTTTTCAGGGGAACATCACGTGTGTCGCGTTCTGGGCCAGCCCAGGTCCCTGagttgcttcttcttcttcttctcgacTACAACAGCTAAGTTCTCAGCCCGAATCCGACTCGCTGGTGTCCGAGGACGACGAAgacgaggaagacgaggaggaggacgagtcTGAGCTAGAGCTGCTGAGGCGAGTGGGTTGCGTGTGGGTCTCAGTGGGGTTGGATTTCTCCACTGTGAACATTCACagataatacattaaaaaagaacTATTTTCCCCTTAaagttgccttaaaatcattgaattttacaatttctcgcgtataagccgtacccttaaagttgccttaaaatggttgaatttgcaATTTCTCACATATGAGCCGTTCCCTtagttgccttaaaatggttgaatttgacaatttctcgcgtataagccgtacccttaaagaTGCCTTAGAATGGTTGTATTTGacaatttcttgcgtataagccgccccctgattcacaatttttttacctccatattggTGGTTTTAATAGGCAAAATATATGatagaaaatactgtatttcacCTCTGACTTTTTATGCTCACCTTTTGGTTTAACGGGCTTCTTTCCCGAATTGAGCTGTCCGCTAACATCTTGCAGCCTCCTCTCCAGTTCTAGCCTCTTCTCCAGGGTCAGCTCCTCTTTGGACTTGAGCACGCCACCTTTTTTTACCGCTAATGccacaataaaaaaagtaagtttacatgtgtcaaagtggcggcccgggggccaaatctggctcgccgtatcattttgtgtggcccgcgaAGGtcaaatgatgagtgccgactttctgttttaggaacaaattcaaatgaagagtatagatgtatattacatttcctgattttcccccttttaaatcaataattgtcattttttaatccattttcctgtgtttttagttcaaaaatcattttgcagaatctaaaaatatattttaaaaaaagctaaaataaacattttttttagatctataaaaaaaaaacctaaatattcagggcttttaatccagttcttttaatccatttattcaagtatagatgtatattaaatttcctgattttcccccttttaaatcaataattgtaatttcttaatcaattttttcagtgtttttagttcaaaaatcattttgtaaaatctagaactatttttttaaaaaaaagctaaaataaacatagttttagatctataaaaacggaatatttagggcttttaatccagttcttttaatccatttatcaaaaaaaaaaaatcgaaatattatattcaAACCTTGTTCAGCGTAGGGCCTCCTTGGCTTCTTCCGCAGGCACGTCATGGCGTAGCGCTCCAGTTCCTTGAGCGTGGACGGCTTGAGTGTCTCAAAATCGATCTCGATGTCCTCGGGGTTGGTGTCGCGGAGCGAGGGCTCCCGTGATTGGATGATGTGGACCACCCGGCCCAGTTTCTCCCCCGGTAGCTTGTTGATGTCCAGGCTCAACTGGCGCTTTTCGTCATAAGTCATAGGAAcgatctcctcctcttcctcggaGTCGTAATGTGGCAGCAGAGTGGCCGGCATTGGTGGGTAGAACGACTTCTTGGAGCTCCTGGACGGGagacccaatttttttttttaaaaattaataaaatcggATAATAAATGGGTCACTTGTTGCTAAGTGAAAGAATGCTAATGACTAAGCTAGCAGTGCATTGTTTTGTTGACATATTATTACAGAATTGTGAAAAGGAGAGTTATTAGGGAAGTCCACTAAATAACCTTGTTTAGGgcaggtgtgtcaaagtggcggcccgggggccaaatgagGCCCGCTGCATGATTTTGTGTggaccgggaaagtaaatcatgagtggcgactttctgttttaggatcaaattgaaatgaagagtatagatgtatattaaatatcaagtcgattttattttagatataatatttagatattttttttatataaatggattaaaagaattggattaaaagccctgaatattctgttttttatagatctaaaacaatgtttattttagcttatatttttagatttttctaaattatttttgaactaaaaaaacagaaaaaaatggattaaaaaatgacaattattgatttaaaagggggaaaatcaggaaatttactatacatctatactcttcattctaatttcatcctaaaacagaaagttggcactcatgattgactttcccggaccgcacaaaatgatgcggcggcccagatttagcccccgacccgccactttgacacacaggGATTTTAAATGGTGATCCCACATAATGAACcagcacttttttatgtgtgtttggTGCATGCTACTAACTTGTTCTTGCTGCTCTTCTTGCTCTGGCTCTTTTTGGGTTGTGACATTCCGGCTCTGGATGCCTTGCTCTTGGGCATTTTATTGGGTAAGGTCCATTCCTCGGAACCAGCCCGGTTCTTGCTTCCACGGCTTCGTTTCTCCGGCTTCCTACGcttctttttctcctttttctccttcttctcgCGCTTCTTCTTGGGCTTGACCATGGGACCCTGGGAGAGCGCCGTCAGCTGTTCGTGAACGGCTCGTAGCTGAGAGAGatgagggtgaaaaaaaatgggaatcatTAGACATGG includes:
- the ankmy2a gene encoding ankyrin repeat and MYND domain-containing protein 2a, whose product is MSAAKIGDMSPTEKELFDVITTGNVQEASRLLGCKEVRVNCLDENGMTPLMHAAYKGKADMCQLLLRHGADVNCNQHEHGYTALMFAGLSGKTDITWMMLDAGAETDAVNSVGRTAAQMAAFVGQHDCVTAINNFFSRTRLDYYTKTQGLEKEPKLPPKLAGPLHKIIMSTNLHPVKLVTLVKENPLLASPPSLDKCRRVVELICEKCMKQRDMNEVLAVKMHYIGCVLDKCASFLEHNRDKLDGLIKSLLKGRDGDGFPVFQEKFVRECVRKFPFCDATLLQQLVRSIAPVAVGDEPTALSVLTQAVTGQVGFVDADFCTTCGDKGAQKRCSVCKTVLYCDQSCQKLHWFTHKKVCKKLNEERQEQLAQKPAPSDDTDQPAQSAQQQ